One Pseudodesulfovibrio cashew DNA window includes the following coding sequences:
- a CDS encoding peptidylprolyl isomerase — translation MAKATARHLLVSDEQTCLDLKKQIQDGADFGELAKQHSSCPSGQRGGDLGEFGPGVMVPEFDTVVFNEAVGEVHGPVKTQFGYHLLEITSRED, via the coding sequence ATGGCAAAAGCAACTGCCCGCCATCTTTTGGTTAGTGACGAACAAACCTGTCTGGACCTGAAAAAACAAATTCAGGACGGCGCAGATTTTGGTGAACTGGCAAAACAACACTCCAGTTGTCCTTCCGGACAGCGCGGTGGGGATCTCGGAGAGTTCGGTCCCGGTGTCATGGTCCCGGAATTTGACACCGTGGTGTTTAACGAAGCTGTTGGCGAAGTTCATGGCCCGGTAAAAACACAGTTCGGTTACCACCTGCTG